A window of Papilio machaon chromosome 1, ilPapMach1.1, whole genome shotgun sequence contains these coding sequences:
- the LOC106710698 gene encoding enhancer of yellow 2 transcription factor: MTVNNTIAHQRLILSGDRERFKDLLMRRLIECGWRDQVRMLCREAVKENEGGNVNFDTLVSRVTPRARALVPDTVKKELLQKIKTHLLTQKD, translated from the exons atgacTGTAAATAATACTATTGCGCATCAGCGTTTAATTCTTAGTGGCGATCGTGAAAG ATTTAAAGATTTACTAATGCGAAGATTAATAGAATGCGGATGGCGAGATCAAGTACGAATGTTGTGTCGAGAGGCGGTTAAAGAAAATGAAGGAGGCAATGTAAACTTCGACACACTTGTCTCAAGAGTGACCCCACGAGCGAGAGCACTAGTCCCGGACACTGTAAAGAAggaattgttacaaaaaattaaaacacatctCTTGACACAAAAGGActaa
- the LOC106710699 gene encoding multiple epidermal growth factor-like domains protein 8 — MFYPRIGEKSASSVVVIWIYLTVWCAASIAPCDKTRRVFTEPSGVITDGPTTSNYTQDSHCEWLIKAANKSQYITLSFIRMGTECSYDYVFVYDGDSFDAPLLGSFSGKTEPQNVTASSGYMLILLYSDTNYVLDGFRATYAIHNCPNNCTGRGLCVSHKCFCVVGVWGGPDCSVELCPNGCSGNGQCKGDGCQCKKGYSGESCSLKKNDKEGNSWHWLSHTESGMTKRAAHTAVYVNHTDSLYVFGGYDLNRVLGLLEIYKFSTSQWYNENGRVLKRYPTTEENDKSLLTLFTKGNIDGSWQIGNRSSLFNLLLASFSHHDKTTLPLMYTPTPYSESYLQFTDRPEFLSSGIKSNISKPEPRYGHAACSFWTGFILYGGKLSDGSLSSELWYYDAVYNSWTLRAVNSTFTPPGLTRHTLTAVNDELYLFGGSTVDGEFSSSLYKIKLGDVSNESWEKVQVRGGKELDVRVVSHTAVYHSHSNSLLVYGGVVASVARFSKLSDRMFAFDLDYKHWSEIHYPRAHLRDTYVPRERAFHTANIIGNYLVVFGGYSHRHNREEICYDGQMYLYHLGCHSWIPLDVLGKTRKIYPKKQGVFAHAAALKPPSTLLIVGGYHGNVNGDLLAYVVPSWHAGITNKDPESACPKHRSQPECLADPECGWCSADDICYGRTIGSNCTTNLQSIRCGGICPALGDCHSCLIHGPPLEKLNTTRKALPSVSTKLGLYQCSWCVQNARCHHKDDNYGVCGEDTPSENPGWWGNTGTEVTTPEECKILDKRPGLTFLRYQQPADWNHPDGVSVVNATTVDWGTGGGSNHIFVGSSEARLRGWLHIPQYWNGTGESLHICAGHSNISLNLGDNPVSVANLTAQPSACSLVDWPALFPGRLSVDMHANDSLHTGLYPSHHHSKMELLHNKSQENAKVFTFEFLEPYSSGQCSNYDNCLLCLSDAACGWCEVTNRCEARNTDEKTTCSAEGEWRYLTLQPAACPNCSNYISCERCVSGNYCEWWADEARCSRRGRASGAIVEASECPAPCRMRLDCEHCLDERGRCVWCEATRQCFSFSVYTSEYQFGLCREWLDRASTPPTDDTARKSGQCKSCQAHTQCATCLRSMGCGWCHSFENPINGICTEGDFTRSHVDCASLLNVTSTDAGWAYAQCPDVDECGLGLHDCHEHAICNNTHGSYTCKCKQGYIGDGKKSCMRTCYNNCVHGYCGGAPQYKCHCDLGWTGADCSINCGCHNHSTCKTGVGRCDECKDWTEGEFCESCKPGSHGNATTGQGCRRCDCNDHGDEARGVCDYATGECICKDNTEGQNCERCKAKFYGDPRHGGRCYYQCEPRGMLNATQTEGIGSFMTDPDVKSLGPSKECLWIISASNIKDATIQFRINSSHFDVPCDENAVYVYDGLGGVPDLNNNQQSQLLGVFCNGASSGVVEARSGNLTVHYKQGQPEQGFEGVYEVLACDDYCTWPRVCNKRHCVCRDGYGGPNCDIEICRNNCSETIKAGVCDTSYGRCLCNEGFGGDDCSVKLDKTQLVFTELFNSEFLSDNLDHLRKTLPRFGHSLVADRRGLWMFGGYSLSHGPLNDIRFFDTKNNTWMQVTVEATPDAKMPERRYFHAAEIYHSKQNIYIYGGLSLQEKSGENKILDDFWQFSLKDQRWSNIKSKNEKPPALAGHTLTLQKYQDYESLVLIGGFSMNEGFMSEIWEFDLDNEKWIKLRCTGSMPSGVIGHSTVYHAPSQSLYVFGGILYVYNGTMVSDKLFSFHYPTKTWSELPSFLNIHNAFESLPLATYLHSAVTTNDYMIVFGGRTEPENRSNALIAYVYECNQWVRLVKGVSIVDHPPPRTIAHAMAIDVETDSEGYIYIIGGWTGSANCQVTRISLPEDLCSLWSSNKLECRSHMGCSFCSTSNYTKCYSVNKPGCEGSDRVSTNSGAACDFELISSRSCENFTTCTSCLAAWPLYPEEKPACRWCESCAAAVGECVPTDESCTSIKCNAGTTYISDVDQCPELRCLASDCDKCVSNQCTWTRYASRSGQATKIVEDNIELFNWTCALIDEPGRASLRPRTKEECPSRCNQFTDCQSCLSSDGAEGGFSECHWASYLGTCISPAYQPIICAGGVCGLVLTKADKNKCPAPCGTFEQCSECLRHSHCGWCALEDANGEGVCSEGSIESPLDYTTRTTCAAVYATLNQSNNTNETFSWHYTRCPPENECENNHHQCKAESEVCVDLPEGYECACGAGYKRATGAAGGGCAAVCTQGCVRGACVQPNDCRCDFGYVGANCTIQCQCNGHSHCEGPDKLDKCIECHNNTMGNQCEICKPNFVGDPTDNGQCIPCSVYCHGHTSVCTSDVSDVALTSRDPPADDEYYREGSKARCVRCANNTDGLRCERCIEGYFRGSEDFRDPCRPCECHGHGDTCDPVTGEKCNCGNNTESDASCQAAGASKNTAQECWRYQCVKCRDLYMGDPRNGHQCYKTINIENKLCFDGKSIDECKIKPRPLYPGQTVFVAVNPRYMNVDIRVIVDVTQGAVDLYLSPNDSSFVVSVNSTTGAHAVELDPTYYKHDQFRKIPSLDDPVPDSQHFTWYYDKTEISLADYTATDLATYVTVDKRNVLLRVRNLRNRLVLTLPEKVHDLSHTKFYIIIHARHVEDGAASFGITFFRQDQLHIDLFVFFSVFFSCFFLFLAACVVAWKAKQAADVRRARRRHVVEMLHMAKRPFAVVRVVLSGAMAGPVARRRRALDLRPVAIEPTSDARAAVTTVLVRLPGGARAPVRMALASALVLVSRNPAQRPRARRPLS; from the exons ATGTTTTATCCACGTATCGGGGAGAAAAGTGCAAGTTCAGTAGTGGTCATCTGGATTTATCTCACCGTGTGGTGCGCTGCGTCCATAGCACCTTGCGACAAGACACGCAGGGTGTTCACCGAGCCCAGCGGAGTTATCACGGACGGCCCTACGACCTCTAACTATACACAA GATTCACATTGCGAATGGCTCATAAAAGCAGCAAATAAAAGCCAATACATAACACTGAGCTTTATTCGTATGGGAACAGAATGTTCTTACGACTATGTCTTTGTATATGATGGTGATTCTTTTGATGCACCTCTATTAGGAAGTTTCAGCGGTAAAACCGAACCACAAAATGTCACCGCTTCCAGTGGATAT ATGTTAATACTGTTATACAGTGATACAAACTATGTATTGGATGGTTTCCGTGCAACATATGCAATTCACAACTGTCCAAATAATTGTACTGGGAGAGGACTTTGTGTGTCACATAAATGCTTTTGTGTGGTAGGTGTGTGGGGTGGGCCTGATTGTAGTGTGGAACTATGTCCAAATGGATGTTCAGGCAATGGCCAGTGTAAAGGCGATGGCTGTCAATGCAAAAAAGG TTATTCTGGAGAATCATGCTCTTTGAAAAAGAATGACAAAGAAGGCAATAGTTGGCATTGGCTTTCGCACACTGAAAGTGGTATGACAAAGAGAGCTGCTCACACTGCTGTTTATGTAAACCACACCGACTCTCTATATGTCTTCGGAGGATATGATTTGAATAGAGTTTTAGGCTTACTGGAAATTTATAA ATTTTCTACTAGTCAATGGTATAATGAAAATGGAAGAGTTTTGAAACGCTACCCAACAACAGAAGAGAATGATAAATCATTATTGACTCTATTTACTAAA gGTAATATTGATGGCAGCTGGCAGATAGGAAATAGGAGTTCCTTGTTTAATTTACTCTTAGCATCGTTTTCTCACCATGACAAAACTACATTACCTCTTATGTACACACCTACACCTTATTCTGAGAGTTACCTGCAATTTACTGACAGGCCAGAGTTCCTTTCCTCTGGTATTAAATCTAACATTTCCAAGCCTGAACCGAGGTATGGTCACGCAGCTTGTTCCTTTTGGACGGGATTCATACTCTATGGAGGGAAATTATCAGATGGCAGCTTATCATCAGAGCTATGGTATTATGATGCAGTTTATAATTCGTGGACATTAAGAGCTGTAAATTCTACGTTCACACCACCTGGATTGACTCGACATACATTGACGGCTGTGAATGatgaattgtatttatttggcGGCAGCACGGTGGATGGAGAATTTTCCTCAAg tttgtacaaaattaagcTCGGTGATGTGAGTAATGAGTCGTGGGAGAAGGTCCAAGTACGCGGTGGCAAGGAGCTGGACGTGCGAGTTGTATCACATACTGCGGTATATCATTCACATTCTAACTCTCTCTTGGTGTACGGAGGTGTAGTGGCCAGTGTTGCAag GTTTTCAAAATTATCTGATCGCATGTTTGCTTTTGACTTGGATTACAAACATTGGAGTGAAATACATTATCCTAGAGCACACCTTCGTGATACTTATGTGCCTAGAGAGAGAGCTTTTCATACAGCAAATATTATTG gcaattatttagtagtttttggCGGGTACTCTCATAGACATAACAGAGAAGAAATTTGTTATGATGGACAAATGTATTTATACCATCTGGGTTGTCATTCGTGGATACCTTTAGATGTTTTGGGTAAAACTCGAAAGATATATCCGAAGAAGCAAGGAGTTTTTGCTCATGCGGCAGCGTTGAAACCTCCTTCCACTTTACTAATAGTTGGCGGATATCATGGAAATGTTAACG GTGATTTATTAGCATATGTAGTACCCAGTTGGCATGCTGGAATTACGAATAAAGATCCAGAATCGGCGTGTCCAAAGCACCGCAGTCAACCAGAGTGTCTCGCCGATCCGGAGTGCGGCTGGTGTTCTGCTGACGAT ATCTGTTACGGGAGGACAATCGGATCTAATTGTACAACAAACTTGCAATCGATTCGATGTGGCGGAATTTGCCCGGCTCTGGGCGATTGTCACTCGTGTCTGATACATGGCCCACCGCTGGAGAAGTTGAACACAACTCGAAAGGCTTTGCCGTCTGTTAGCACCAAATTAGGACTATATCAGTGCAGCTGGTGTGTGCAAAATGCACGTTGCCACCACAAAGATG ATAACTACGGAGTTTGTGGTGAAGATACACCATCGGAAAATCCCGGATGGTGGGGAAACACCGGTACCGAAGTGACAACCCCGGAAGAATGTAAAATACTGGACAAGAGACCGGGACTGACGTTCCTGAGGTATCAGCAGCCGGCGGATTGGAATCATCCCGACGGAGTTTCGGTAGTGAATGCCACCACCGTGGACTGGGGCACGGGCGGCGGCAGCAATCACATCTTTGTCGGGTCCAGTGAGGCGCGCCTGAGGGGCTGGCTACATATACCACAGTATTGGAACGGCACAGGGGAAAGTTTACACATTTGCGCCGGTCATTCCAATATCTCTCTCAATCTAGGCGATAATCCCGTTTCGGTCGCCAATTTAACAGCGCAGCCGTCGGCGTGCTCCCTTGTCGACTGGCCGGCTCTTTTCCCCGGTCGACTCTCTGTGGATATGCACGCCAACGATTCCTTACACACGGGCTTATATCCGTCACATCATCATTCCAAAATGGAACTTCTTCACAATAAATCTCAAGAAAATGCCAAG gtttttacatttgaatttcTAGAGCCTTACTCGAGCGGTCAATGTTCTAATTACGATAATTGCTTACTCTGCCTCTCCGATGCTGCGTGTGGATGGTGCGAGGTTACAAACCGCTGTGAAGCTAGAAACACCGACGAGAAAACAACTTGTTCGGCCGAAGGCGAGTGGAGATATCTGACGTTACAACCGGCGGCCTGTCCCAATTGTTCTAACTATATAAGCTGTGAGAGATGCGTCTCGGGCAACTACTGCGAATGGTGGGCGGACGAGGCGAGGTGCTCGCGTCGGGGCCGAGCCAGCGGCGCCATTGTGGAGGCGAGCGAGTGCCCGGCGCCCTGCCGCATGCGCCTCGACTGCGAGCACTGCCTGGACGAGCGCGGCCGCTGCGTCTGGTGCGAGGCGACCCGTCAATGCTTCAGCTTCAGTGTGTACACCAGCGAGTACCAGTTCGGCTTGTGTCGGGAGTGGCTCGACCGCGCCTCCACACCGCCCACCGACGATACCGCTCGGAAGTCCGGCCAGTGCAAGTCGTGTCAAGCGCACACGCAGTGCGCCACTTGCTTGCGCAGTATGGGATGCGGTTGGTGTCATTCTTTCGAAAACCCTATCAACGGCATTTGTACGGAAGGTGATTTCACTCGTTCCCACGTGGATTGCGCTTCTCTCTTAAATGTGACATCGACGGATGCGGGGTGGGCGTATGCTCAGTGCCCCGACGTGGACGAGTGCGGCCTCGGCCTTCACGACTGCCACGAGCACGCCATCTGTAACAACACGCACGGCTCCTACACTTGTAAATGTAAGCAAGGCTACATTGGGGACGGTAAAAAAAGTTGTATGCGAACCTGTTACAATAATTGCGTGCACGGCTATTGCGGCGGCGCTCCGCAGTACAAATGTCATTGCGACCTCGGGTGGACCGGCGCCGATTGTTCCATTAACTGCGGATGTCACAATCATTCCACCTGCAAGACCGGAGTGGGCCGTTGCGACGAGTGTAAGGACTGGACGGAAGGCGAGTTTTGTGAATCTTGTAAGCCGGGCAGTCACGGCAACGCGACGACCGGGCAAGGCTGCCGCAGGTGTGACTGCAACGATCACGGGGACGAAGCTCGCGGCGTTTGCGACTACGCGACGGGAGAATGCATCTGTAAAGACAACACCGAAGGCCAAAACTGCGAGCGCTGCAAAGCCAAATTTTATGGTGACCCTCGGCACGGTGGCAGATGCTATTACCAATGTGAACCGAGAGGAATGTTAAATGCGACGCAGACCGAAGGTATCGGCTCGTTCATGACAGATCCCGACGTTAAATCACTGGGCCCATCGAAGGAGTGTCTATGGATTATATCtgctagtaatattaaagaCGCCACGATTCAGTTTAGAATTAACTCCTCCCATTTCGACGTGCCCTGTGATGAAAACGCCGTTTATGTTTACGACGGGCTCGGCGGCGTCCCAGATTTGAATAATAATCAACAAAGTCAACTGTTGGGCGTGTTTTGTAATGGAGCTTCTTCGGGAGTAGTGGAGGCTCGGAGCGGGAATTTAACCGTGCATTATAAACAAGGTCAGCCGGAGCAAGGCTTCGAAGGAGTATATGAGGTACTGGCTTGCGACGACTACTGCACATGGCCCAGAGTTTGCAACAAGAGGCATTGCGTTTGCCGAGACGGTTACGGAGGTCCAAACTGTGACATTGAAATTTGTCGAAACAACTGCAGCGAGACGATTAAGGCTGGTGTGTGCGATACTAGCTATGGACGATGTCTCTGCAACGAGGGATTCGGAGGGGACGATTGTTCTGTAAAACTTGATAAAACTCAACTCGTCTTTACGGAGCTTTTTAACTCTGAATTTCTGTCCGATAACCTAGATCACCTGAGAAAGACGTTACCCAGATTTGGGCACAGTTTGGTTGCTGATAGACGAGGTTTGTGGATGTTTGGAGGATATTCACTATCACATGGCCCTTTGAATGATATTAGATTTTTCGATACCAAAAACAACACCTGGATGCAGGTAACCGTTGAAGCGACACCGGATGCAAAAATGCCCGAGCGCCGGTACTTCCATGCGGCTGAAATTTATCATTCCAAGcaaaacatttatatctaCGGAGGTTTGAGTTTACAAGAAAAAAGtggagaaaataaaattcttgatGACTTTTGGCAGTTCAGCTTGAAAGATCAGAGGTGGAGCAATATCAAATCCAAAAATGAAAAGCCACCGGCACTAGCGGGACATACATTGACATTACAAAAGTATCAAGATTACGAAAGTCTAGTTCTTATCGGGGGCTTCTCGATGAATGAAGGATTTATGTCTGAAATCTGGGAATTTGATCTCGATAATGAAAAATGGATTAAACTTCGTTGTACAGGATCGATGCCGTCTGGAGTCATAGGACATAGCACTGTTTACCATGCTCCATCGCAAAGTCTTTACGTGTTCGGTGGAATATTGTACGTTTACAATGGCACTATGGTCTCCGATAAGTTATTCTCATTCCATTACCCCACAAAAACTTGGAGTGAGCTGCCCAGCTTCTTGAATATACATAATGCGTTCGAATCATTGCCGCTTGCGACCTATTTACATTCCGCAGTCACCACAAACGATTACATGATTGTATTTGGGGGCAGAACTGAGCCAGAAAATCGATCCAACGCTCTCATAGCCTACGTATACGAATGTAACCAATGGGTCAGACTTGTAAAAG GAGTAAGTATAGTGGATCACCCTCCGCCGCGCACCATCGCCCACGCGATGGCGATCGATGTTGAAACCGACAGCGAAGGTTACATCTACATAATCGGCGGTTGGACGGGAAGTGCCAACTGCCAAGTGACTCGGATATCTCTGCCCGAAGATTTATGCTCTCTATGGAGCTCGAACAAGTTGGAATGTAGAAGTCACATGGGCTGCAGTTTCTGTAGTACTAGCAATTACACGAAATGTTACTCCGTCAACAAGCCCGGCTGTGAGGGTAGTGATAGAGTTTCCACGAATTCAGGCGCCGCTTGTGACTTTGAACTTATTTCGAGTCGTTCATGTGAGAATTTCACAACGTGCACGTCTTGTCTCGCCGCCTGGCCGCTGTATCCGGAGGAAAAACCCGCCTGCAGGTGGTGCGAGTCTTGCGCGGCGGCTGTCG gcgAATGTGTACCAACGGATGAATCTTGTACAAGTATCAAATGTAATGCGGGAACTACTTACATCAGTGACGTAGATCAATGTCCGGAACTAAGGTGTCTGGCCTCAGACTGTGACAAATGCGTATCCAACCAGTGCACCTGGACTCGGTACGCCAGTAGATCAG GTCAAGCAACAAAAATTGTGGAAGATAACattgaactttttaattggACGTGTGCGCTCATCGATGAACCCGGCCGCGCTAGTCTCAGGCCCAGGACAAAAGAGGAGTGCCCCAGTCGGTGCAACCAATTTACAGATTGTCAATCGTGTCTCAGCTCCGACGGGGCCGAGGGTGGATTCTCCGAATGTCACTGGGCATCATACCTGGGGACTTGCATATCGCCAGCGTATCAACCGATTATATGTGCGGGTGGCGTTTGTGGGCTGGTACTGACGAAGGCGGACAAGAACAAGTGTCCAGCGCCGTGCGGCACGTTCGAGCAATGTTCGGAGTGCTTGCGTCACTCGCACTGCGGCTGGTGCGCGCTGGAGGACGCCAATGGCGAGGGCGTGTGCTCCGAGGGCTCGATCGAGTCCCCGCTCGATTACACGACGCGCACCACCTGCGCCGCCGTCTACGCCACTCTCAACCAGAGCAATAACACCAATGAAACATTCTCCTGGCACTACACTAGATGTCCTCCCGAAAACGAATGTGAGAACAATCATCATCAATGTAAAGCCGAGTCTGAG GTTTGCGTGGACTTGCCGGAGGGGTACGAGTGCGCGTGCGGCGCGGGCTACAAGCGCGCTacgggcgcggcgggcggcgggtgTGCGGCGGTGTGCACGCAGGGCTGCGTGCGCGGCGCCTGCGTGCAGCCCAACGACTGCCGCTGCGACTTCGGCTACGTGGGCGCCAACTGCACCATACAGTGCCAGTGCAACGGACACTCGCACTGCGAGGGACCCGACAAACTCGACAAGTGCATCGAGTGCCACAACAACACCATG GGAAATCAATGTGAGATCTGCAAACCGAACTTCGTGGGCGACCCGACGGACAACGGGCAGTGTATCCCATGCTCGGTGTACTGTCACGGCCACACCAGCGTGTGCACCAGCGACGTGTCTGACGTGGCGCTGACGTCACGCGACCCGCCCGCCGACGACGAGTACTACCGCGAGGGCTCGAAGGCGCGCTGCGTGCGTTGCGCCAACAACACCGACGGCCTCAGGTGCGAGCGCTGCATCGAGGGGTACTTCAGGGGCTCCGAGGACTTCCGCGATCCCTGTCGACC TTGCGAGTGCCACGGTCACGGCGACACTTGCGACCCTGTGACCGGGGAGAAGTGCAACTGCGGCAACAACACGGAGAGCGACGCCTCCTGCCAGGCGGCCGGCGCCAGCAAGAACACTGCGCAGGAGTGCTGGCGCTACCAGTGCGTCAAGTGCCGCGACCTCTACATGGGTGACCCGCGCAACGGCCACCAGTGCTACAAGACCATCAACATCGAGAACAAGCTATGCTTCGACGGAAAGTCGATCG ACGAATGCAAAATAAAGCCACGTCCCCTTTATCCCGGTCAAACTGTCTTCGTAGCCGTCAATCCGAGATATATGAATGTGGACATACGAGTTATAGTCGACGTGACGCAAGGAGCCGTAGATTTGTACTTGAGCCCGAACGACAGCTCGTTCGTGGTGTCGGTGAACTCGACGACTGGCGCGCACGCGGTCGAGTTGGACCCCACCTACTACAAGCACGACCAGTTCCGAAAGATACCGTCCCTGGACGACCCGGTACCGGATAGCCAGCACTTCACCTGGTACTATGACAAAACGGAGATATCGCTAGCCGATTACACGGCCACGGATCTGGCCACGTACGTCACCGTCGACAAGAGGAACGTATTACTGCGCGTCCGTAACCTGCGCAACCGTCTGGTCCTCACTCTGCCGGAGAAAGTGCACGATCTCTCCCACACCAAGTTCTACATTATAATCCACGCGCGGCACGTGGAGGACGGCGCCGCCAGTTTCGGCATAACCTTCTTCCGCCAGGACCAGCTGCACATCGATCTATTCGTTTTCTTCTCGGTGTTCTTCTCGTGCTTCTTCCTATTTCTGGCCGCCTGCGTTGTCGCCTGGAAGGCGAAACAAGCTGCAGATGTACGTAGAGCTAGGAGACGTCACGTCGTAGAA ATGCTGCACATGGCGAAGCGGCCGTTCGCGGTGGTGCGCGTGGTGCTGAGCGGGGCCATGGCGGGGCCGGTTGCGCGGCGGCGACGTGCGCTGGACCTGCGCCCGGTCGCCATCGAGCCCACCAGCGACGCGCGCGCCGCCGTCACCACAGTGCTCGTCAG GTTGCCGGGCGGGGCGAGGGCGCCGGTGCGGATGGCGCTGGCCTCGGCTCTGGTGCTGGTGTCGCGCAACCCAGCGCAGCGCCCGCGCGCGCGCCGCCCTCTCTCATAA